catttgttttggagcggAAGACACCTTTGTCAATAATATGACTCCTGGTTCAAACCTCcgaaacaatgaacactgaaggaattctaacccaagaagtttcagctggttgcaatctgcagtcctcaccactagatgccactaaatccccctaaaccttacacactggacctttaaaatgaaTGAAGGTAAAATCATGATGCATATATAAATGAGGATGCACATGGATAGGTGTTCTCCACTTCTCTGTGAGCACTCTGTACCCGTAATATGGTGCTTTTACATTTTCCACCCTAATTTCTACTTCGCTGATTATCTGCATTACGAAGCACCGATAAATCCGCTGAGTTTACAGGACCACGAGGGAGGAGCGAGAGAATTCAAAATTAAAAGGAGGAATGTTAAAAACAACATGTGGGCCAGATGTTATGTACAAATATGGTTAGGCAGCTTAGTGAATTAATTgcttagaaataaaaataaattattataaaatagatttctgtacattttacatatatatagcaATATCTCCACATCTTGCCGTTGAattacagaggaaaaaaaataataacttctcaacaaattaacaaaaaagTCTTTCATGATTTTCACATCAATCCCAACCAAAGTTATGTCCTGTCATCTGGTAGAACTTCATGTTGAAGGGCCTGTAGAAGTCCCGTAGCCTCTGCACCACCTCAGGGTCAATGTTCGGATGGGTCCGCCCTTTGGTTTTACCCAGGCAGTGGGGCTTGCTGCTGCCCTCTGCCTTCTTGAGGCACGGGAAACCCTTGGTCTGGTTGAAGTAAAAGTGTTTGTCCGTGATGATCCTCTTGAGTCCCAGGAAGTCCTGCACACGGCCCAGCTCTCCGGCCGGGTCGCTGATCAGACGCTCGCCGCTCACAAACAGGATCTGCTCCATGGGGAAGTACTGCAGCCAGTTGTCCAGGTGCTTGGCGTAGATGCCGATCTGGATGGCGCTCCACGAGGTGTCGATGAGTCCCGTAGTCCTGTTTTTGAAGGTGAGGCTCTCAAAAGAGGGAATGTCGGGCTTCTTGGACAGCGTCTGCGTGTAGTCCGAGATAGCCCTGGTGACGGGGTCCCTCACCACCACGATCAGCTTGGTGTCCCGGGACATGGCCGATATCCTGGCTGGAGCCTCCCGGGTCACAAAATAGCTGGGGGTTTTCTCCATGGTGATCTGGCCCTCCAGGGTTTTGGGCATCAGCTCCCTGcagaaaaaacagacacaaagaggAGGTTAGGCGAAGGGTAAGGTGGAGCAATGTCTTGCATAATGTAATCAAGTTGATGGAGTGTACTGTGTTCTGTAATCAATGACTCACTGAGCCTGTTTGGCCTTATTATAGGGTTTGAAAACCTATTAGTGCAGGCAGCTCTCCAACATCAGCATGCTCACTCACTCATAAGATATCTCACTtctgacagaaaacagagaacCCTTATTTACTGCATAATCAAACACTGGGAAACATTTACAGGAATTTCTAAACATGGTCGACCCTGAATTTAACCATATTAGGGGATTCTTTAACTATCTGGGTTTTTGTTTCCCTTTCAgaaaaatcaaaacacatttcttattttttatttttgtcacactGACTTGACACCAAAGAGAACATACAAAAATTAAACGGGAGATcagttgttatttttattatattaaaaatgCCTTTTTATGTGGTGTTTGCTGTATTTCCTTTGTCCCTGGCCACATTTTGGACATTTAACCCTGCTTAATTTTGACTTTAATATTAATTCAACATTAACTTCAAATAGAAATTACACATAAATACCtattcaaataaaatgtatcatgTGTTCTAgatatatgaatattttatgactttttaaaaataaaaagaccaCCTTTccaccacactgtaaaaaagtCAGGCAGCTCTCATGCCCTGTTAGTAcgttttcctacgaaaagttATGCACCAAAATTTCTCATATCCTAtgtaatgatgagccagtaacccacgtattttggaaggctgcaatcacgtgaccaatgcactgatgggaAAGCAGGTTGGGGTGCTGGATGGGTCATttaacacaggactttcccccccGAGACTTTCAGGAGACTTCACAGTGATGTGGACTTTGAGtgattttaaggtacatcctcaccatgtttctttccctaaacctaacctccataacttaaCGTTAATTATATAACTTTTCATTATGGATGTAACTTCAACCGTGGGGTTCTAATTTGTacaatatcatacaaactgttgtatgaggatatgttgaaaAAGTAAATTAGggagggtttttttggagtttgTAATTTGGTGAGCCCATGTCTAGAGGACAGTTAGCTCCATTGAAAgaactgaaataataaaaaaatcaaggtCAGTTTTTGTTAAATTAGAATATGTTTCTTGACTGTCATTTCCAAACAGTTCATATTTCCTTTGAATGTACAAAtagcaagaaaaacaacattttcattgACCTGACCTtgatgttgatatttggttgaatttaggttgtgacttCAGGTGACCAGAATTCAATGCCAGGACAACATTCAATGCCAACATCAATTTGAAACAGAATACTGACGACAGATGACATTCATACTGTGTTGTCAGcctgattttcattccaaccaaaatttaacatcTGTCCATCACAAGAGTCCAACATCTTTCTGATGTCATAAATACGTCCAGTGCAACCTGGGTTATACTTTGTATTTTGTGTAATGCAAACACTTAAACAGACATTAGCAAGCTATGTGACGATATCTCATTTTATACATGTTCTAGATTTTATTTAAGGTTCCAGACCAAAATGCACCGTAGTTGTCCTTTGcagctaacctgctctgttATGCCTTAATAATTTTCACTGTGATTTTGCCTAACAATGCATTTTTTATATAGAGATACTAGATCACAACATGTGTGAATTCTATTATCTGATGCATCTTCCTTGAGCTAGTCTTCCCTCAAACATCACTGCTGGATGTAAATGTCCCAAAGTGGTCAGACTTAATCAAAATTAACCCTCCCCTCTTTATACTGTtggagcagaaaaaaaatcccactcaATTTGCCTTGCTGACTCAGGCGTAGCTGTGCCACGGTGCCCCGCCCCCCATCTGACCCACAAAAAAATCAGACGCACTACAGTACTGAAAGATGATGAGGCTTGTTTCAGAAATGCAATCTGTTTTTTGACAAGAGTGGGTTTGGTTTTTGGGTGAGGGCTGGCTGATGGGCTTTAAACAGATACGTTACATGCAGACGTATAATCAAGAGGTACTTGAGACCAACTGGTTTTGAAGGAAAAGTGAAAGCGCTCTGCTCTCCCAGCATTAGGTTTCACAAATGGTGGCCGACCGCAGAGGCTCGATTATGGTGGAGGCGATAAGAGCGGTTTGACTGACACTGGGACGCGGATCACCTTTCCCTCTTTGGCCCCCACGCACCAGGAAGAAAACTATGTGTGATTGAATGGTGTTTCTGGTGCTGGCTGGATGGGAGGGGTTCAAACTATGTGCTGGAAACTGCAACAGCTAGAACTGTTCCTTCTGCTttgtcacagtgaaatcaaAAAGACAGTCACAGGAGTAAAAACTCTAAGGGACACACAGAGAcctaaaaacagcaaataagCAGTTTAGAGCGGtcaatggaggaaaaaaacaaaggaaggaCGAGATAACCGAGGGCGCTTATCTCGCAGATAAGACTCCTGTTAGCCTGTTGTACCCTTTTGTTGTTAAGGCTAGGGCACTTACACACCATTGTGTAGACAGTACTATTGTAGTCGATCCCATTCAAATTCTGTGTAATCCTACACAAAGTATTTCCACACTGAGGACGGTAAAAGACGATGTTGGACACATTCTGTACACACAGAAGTCTGTAACACTCGATTCTTCCCCAGAGCTTCAGCTGCTCCTCAGAAATATACTCTAAAAGCTGGAATCTAGTTCACGTCCATCCAGCTCATGGCTAATTCATGAAACATCGGCTCTCCATCAATGCACATATTTGTGTGCAAGGAAGAGGGAACGgcgaggagagggaggaaataCCCAGAGTAGCGTCAGGTAACCAATAAAATGCCTCGTGGAAATGGTGTTGGCAGATTTGTGTAATCCTAATGCAGTGCCAGTGATCTAATTATGATA
The nucleotide sequence above comes from Epinephelus lanceolatus isolate andai-2023 chromosome 21, ASM4190304v1, whole genome shotgun sequence. Encoded proteins:
- the hs3st3b1b gene encoding heparan sulfate glucosamine 3-O-sulfotransferase 3B1b, coding for MEYSLVCSNLHALWSSPVKKKLILLSIMFLIWVYMLYSCVGYCSTMPSLVVDGYRGKESGPAVGKRTETSSSSSSSSSRTDLVSRLLSKPQPWEDIESDYEEPSIRTAASRDLLNNELETDRAEEWDEMRGEQLQQRAPEPSAMSSFSNGSGSKKLPQAIIIGVKKGGTRALLEFLRVHPDIRAVGAEPHFFDRNYENGLEWYRELMPKTLEGQITMEKTPSYFVTREAPARISAMSRDTKLIVVVRDPVTRAISDYTQTLSKKPDIPSFESLTFKNRTTGLIDTSWSAIQIGIYAKHLDNWLQYFPMEQILFVSGERLISDPAGELGRVQDFLGLKRIITDKHFYFNQTKGFPCLKKAEGSSKPHCLGKTKGRTHPNIDPEVVQRLRDFYRPFNMKFYQMTGHNFGWD